In one window of Duganella dendranthematis DNA:
- a CDS encoding ABC transporter substrate-binding protein: MKRFASIIAVVLLAASGAAIAQPAEQYIALPSYRVGPYAAGGSGFYGGIIDYFNLVNLSGGVNGVKISWEECETEYNPSRGVECYERLKTKNGGATLVEPLSTGVAYGILDRLAVDKIPMTMIGYGRSDAANGKVFPYVFPLITSYWNQAAAMIKYLGDKEGGMAKLKGKKIVHLYHDSAFGKEPLPVLEALSKQYGFELIKIPVTPPGSEQQSQWLQIRQAKPDHVILWGWGSMNAVAIKTAQRNGFPREKILGVWWAGSEEDTVPTGDAAKGYSAMTFNTPGNYPVMDEIRKKLYDAGKGNMADSTRIGSVYHMRGVSAAILWVEAMRTAQEKFGKGKRITGEQMRWGLENLNVDEARQKSIGAFGMLPVVKTSCDDHEGSGAVKVQQWDGKKWNAITPNWIVGDKALTRKLLEESSAAYAAEKKITPACIK, translated from the coding sequence ATGAAACGCTTTGCATCCATCATCGCCGTGGTTCTACTAGCCGCCAGCGGCGCGGCCATCGCGCAGCCTGCGGAACAGTACATCGCCCTGCCCTCCTACCGCGTCGGCCCTTATGCGGCGGGCGGTTCGGGCTTTTATGGCGGCATTATCGACTACTTCAATCTGGTCAATCTGTCCGGCGGTGTGAATGGCGTAAAGATCTCGTGGGAAGAGTGCGAGACGGAATACAACCCGTCGCGCGGCGTGGAATGCTACGAGCGTTTGAAGACCAAGAACGGCGGCGCAACGCTGGTTGAGCCACTGTCCACCGGCGTCGCCTACGGCATTCTGGACCGCCTGGCGGTGGATAAAATTCCCATGACGATGATCGGCTACGGCCGTTCGGATGCCGCCAACGGCAAGGTCTTCCCCTACGTCTTCCCGCTAATTACCAGCTACTGGAACCAGGCCGCCGCCATGATCAAGTACCTCGGCGACAAGGAAGGCGGCATGGCCAAGCTGAAAGGCAAGAAGATCGTCCACCTGTACCACGACTCCGCATTTGGCAAGGAACCCTTGCCGGTGCTGGAGGCGTTGTCAAAGCAGTATGGCTTTGAACTGATCAAGATTCCCGTCACGCCGCCGGGCAGCGAGCAGCAATCGCAATGGCTGCAAATCCGCCAGGCCAAGCCGGATCACGTGATTCTGTGGGGCTGGGGCTCGATGAATGCGGTCGCCATCAAGACCGCTCAGCGCAATGGCTTCCCGCGCGAGAAAATTCTCGGCGTATGGTGGGCCGGTTCTGAAGAAGATACCGTACCTACAGGCGATGCGGCCAAAGGCTACAGCGCGATGACCTTCAACACGCCGGGCAATTACCCGGTCATGGACGAGATCCGCAAAAAACTCTACGACGCCGGCAAGGGCAATATGGCCGATTCCACACGCATCGGCAGCGTGTACCACATGCGCGGCGTCAGTGCGGCGATACTGTGGGTGGAGGCGATGCGCACCGCACAGGAAAAATTCGGCAAGGGCAAGCGCATCACCGGCGAGCAAATGCGCTGGGGCCTGGAGAACCTGAATGTGGACGAGGCGCGGCAAAAATCTATCGGCGCTTTCGGCATGCTGCCGGTGGTGAAGACCAGCTGCGACGACCATGAAGGCTCCGGCGCGGTGAAAGTCCAGCAATGGGACGGCAAGAAGTGGAACGCCATCACGCCAAACTGGATCGTCGGCGACAAGGCGCTGACCCGCAAGCTGCTGGAAGAAAGCTCCGCAGCCTACGCGGCCGAGAAGAAAATCACACCGGCGTGTATCAAGTAA
- a CDS encoding ABC transporter ATP-binding protein: MQMNEPEAHFGEGESAARRETGPVILDLKNISLSFGGVRALTDISFDVRQHEIRAIIGPNGAGKSSMLNVINGVYRPQQGQITYRGEVRKNMDCHAAAKSGIARTFQNIALFKGMTVLDNIMTGRNLKMKSNFLMQALYWGPARREEIAHRIKAEEIIDFLEIQAIRKTPVGRLPYGLQKRVELGRALAAEPEILLLDEPMAGMNVEEKQDMCRFILDVNDQFGTTIVLIEHDMGVVMDISDRVVVLDYGKKIGDGTPDEVRCNQDVINAYLGVACS, translated from the coding sequence ATGCAAATGAACGAGCCAGAGGCGCACTTCGGCGAAGGCGAAAGCGCAGCACGAAGGGAAACCGGGCCGGTGATCCTCGACCTGAAAAACATCTCGCTGTCCTTCGGCGGCGTGCGCGCGCTGACCGACATTTCCTTCGACGTGCGCCAGCACGAAATCCGCGCCATCATCGGCCCGAACGGCGCCGGCAAAAGCTCGATGCTCAACGTGATCAACGGCGTGTACCGCCCGCAGCAAGGACAGATCACTTATCGCGGCGAAGTGCGCAAGAATATGGACTGCCACGCCGCCGCCAAATCCGGCATCGCCCGCACCTTCCAGAATATCGCGCTGTTCAAGGGCATGACGGTGTTGGACAACATCATGACCGGCCGTAACCTCAAGATGAAATCCAATTTCCTGATGCAGGCGCTGTACTGGGGACCGGCGCGGCGCGAAGAAATCGCCCACCGCATCAAGGCCGAAGAGATCATCGATTTCCTGGAGATTCAAGCCATCCGCAAGACGCCGGTCGGCCGCCTGCCTTACGGCCTGCAAAAGCGCGTGGAACTGGGCCGCGCGCTGGCCGCCGAGCCGGAAATCCTGCTGCTGGATGAACCGATGGCCGGCATGAATGTCGAAGAAAAACAGGATATGTGCCGCTTCATCCTCGACGTCAACGACCAATTCGGCACCACCATCGTGCTGATCGAGCATGACATGGGCGTGGTGATGGATATCTCCGACCGCGTGGTGGTGCTCGACTACGGCAAGAAAATCGGCGACGGCACGCCAGACGAAGTACGTTGCAATCAGGACGTGATCAATGCTTACCTTGGAGTGGCCTGTTCATGA
- a CDS encoding Crp/Fnr family transcriptional regulator has translation MSERDPISLQAALRSAIWAKDLTPEQMARVEADTFETFVPKGGYVCRKGEMVENWLGIIDGLVKMNNFSSTGKSVTFTGVPPGGWFGEGTVLKNEVLKYDAMALRDSRIARMPAATFMWLLDNSLPFSRFLLMQLNERLGQFIGTVENDRLLNPDTRVARCLASLYHAHLYPSLEKIVHISQEELGLLSGASRQRANQALQLLEKQGLLSLDYGGIRILDLEGLRRYEA, from the coding sequence ATGTCTGAACGAGATCCAATAAGTTTGCAGGCGGCATTGCGTTCAGCGATCTGGGCTAAAGACCTGACGCCGGAACAAATGGCGCGCGTTGAGGCCGATACGTTTGAAACCTTTGTACCGAAAGGTGGTTATGTCTGTCGCAAAGGGGAAATGGTCGAGAATTGGCTGGGTATTATCGACGGTCTGGTCAAGATGAATAATTTCTCTTCTACTGGTAAAAGCGTGACGTTTACCGGTGTGCCACCGGGTGGCTGGTTTGGCGAGGGCACGGTTTTAAAAAACGAGGTACTTAAATATGATGCGATGGCGTTGCGCGATAGCCGTATCGCGCGCATGCCAGCGGCGACGTTTATGTGGTTGCTGGATAATAGTTTGCCGTTTAGCCGGTTCTTGCTAATGCAATTGAATGAACGGCTAGGCCAGTTTATCGGTACGGTGGAGAATGACCGGTTATTGAATCCAGATACGCGAGTGGCGCGGTGTCTGGCATCTTTATACCATGCGCATTTATATCCGAGCTTGGAGAAGATCGTACATATATCGCAGGAGGAGTTGGGGTTATTATCCGGCGCCTCGCGCCAGCGCGCGAATCAGGCTTTGCAGCTGTTGGAGAAACAGGGATTGCTTAGTCTGGATTATGGCGGCATCCGCATTCTGGATTTGGAGGGATTACGGCGTTATGAG
- a CDS encoding ABC transporter ATP-binding protein: MTPYLSVNNVEVIYDHVILVLKGVSLQVPQGKIVALLGANGAGKSTTLKTISTLLRGERGDVTKGEVQFKGERIDQLTPNELVRRGLSQVMEGRHCFGHLTIEENLLTGAYTRSTSRSELKASLEKVYHYFPRLRERRSSQAGYTSGGEQQMCAIGRALMAKPSMILLDEPSMGIAPQIVEEIFGIVKDLNSKENVSFLLAEQNTSIALRYADFGYILENGRVVMEGAAADLSCNEDVKEFYLGVSGAGRKSFRDMKFYRRRKRWLA; encoded by the coding sequence ATGACTCCTTATCTGTCTGTGAATAACGTCGAAGTTATCTACGACCACGTCATCCTGGTGCTGAAAGGCGTGTCGCTGCAAGTCCCGCAGGGGAAGATCGTCGCCCTGCTGGGCGCCAATGGCGCCGGCAAGTCCACCACGCTGAAGACCATCTCCACCCTGCTGCGCGGCGAACGTGGCGACGTCACCAAAGGCGAAGTCCAGTTCAAGGGCGAACGCATCGACCAGCTGACACCCAATGAACTGGTCAGGCGCGGCCTGTCGCAAGTGATGGAAGGCCGCCACTGCTTCGGTCATCTGACCATCGAAGAAAACCTGCTGACCGGCGCCTACACACGCAGCACCTCCCGTTCAGAACTAAAGGCATCTCTGGAAAAGGTCTATCACTACTTCCCGCGCCTGCGCGAGCGACGCAGCAGCCAGGCCGGCTACACCTCCGGCGGCGAACAGCAGATGTGCGCCATCGGCCGCGCGCTGATGGCCAAGCCTTCCATGATTTTGCTGGACGAGCCATCGATGGGCATCGCGCCACAAATTGTCGAAGAGATCTTCGGCATCGTCAAGGATTTGAACAGCAAGGAAAACGTCTCCTTCCTGCTGGCCGAACAAAACACCAGCATCGCCTTGCGCTACGCCGACTTTGGCTACATCCTGGAAAACGGCCGCGTGGTGATGGAAGGCGCGGCCGCCGACCTGTCCTGCAACGAGGACGTGAAAGAGTTCTACCTCGGCGTCTCCGGCGCCGGTCGCAAGAGCTTCCGCGACATGAAATTTTACCGGCGCCGCAAGCGCTGGCTGGCATAA
- a CDS encoding branched-chain amino acid ABC transporter permease, with protein MLYREAGQFKTSYQADGQIFPIMQDRIALLALLAVAIVFVPLLASPYVLSAILIPFLIFSLAAIGLNILTGYAGQLSLGTAAFMAVGAFASYNFILRIPGLPVLVAFILGGLSAALVGIAFGLPSLRIRGFYLAAATLATQFFVVWCLTKIPYLTNYSTSGVITAQPIVILGYNFDTPDRKYLLVLAVVAVMALLAKNMIRSNVGRSWMAVRDMDVAAEVIGFRLMRTKLLAFAVSSFYCGVAGALYAYAYLGTVEPEAYNLDLSFRILFMIIIGGVGSVLGSFLGAAFIVLLPVLLNVVAHSLALPTSVASNLELMVFGALIIFFLIVEPHGLARLWQIGKEKLRLWPFPH; from the coding sequence ATGCTGTACCGCGAAGCAGGACAGTTCAAGACCAGCTATCAGGCCGATGGCCAGATCTTCCCCATCATGCAGGACCGCATTGCGCTGCTGGCATTACTGGCTGTCGCCATCGTGTTTGTGCCGCTGCTGGCGTCACCGTACGTGCTGTCGGCGATATTGATCCCATTTTTGATTTTCTCGCTGGCCGCGATTGGCCTCAACATCCTGACCGGCTATGCGGGCCAGCTGTCGCTTGGCACGGCGGCCTTCATGGCGGTCGGTGCGTTCGCGTCGTATAACTTCATCCTGCGCATTCCCGGCTTGCCGGTGCTGGTGGCATTTATATTGGGCGGCTTGAGCGCGGCGCTGGTGGGTATCGCCTTCGGCCTGCCGTCGCTGCGCATACGCGGTTTTTACCTGGCCGCCGCCACGCTGGCTACGCAGTTCTTCGTGGTCTGGTGCCTGACCAAGATTCCCTACCTGACCAACTACAGTACCTCCGGCGTGATCACCGCGCAGCCCATCGTCATCCTCGGCTACAACTTCGACACGCCGGACCGCAAATACCTGCTGGTGCTGGCCGTGGTGGCGGTGATGGCGCTGCTGGCCAAGAATATGATCCGCTCCAACGTCGGCCGCTCGTGGATGGCGGTGCGCGACATGGACGTGGCGGCCGAAGTGATTGGCTTTCGCCTGATGCGCACCAAGCTGCTGGCCTTCGCCGTCAGCTCGTTCTACTGCGGCGTGGCCGGCGCGCTGTATGCGTATGCCTACCTCGGCACAGTGGAACCGGAAGCCTACAACCTCGATCTGTCGTTCCGCATCCTGTTCATGATCATCATCGGCGGTGTCGGTTCGGTGCTCGGTTCCTTCCTCGGCGCGGCGTTCATCGTGCTGCTGCCGGTGCTGCTGAACGTGGTGGCGCACAGCCTTGCGCTGCCGACCAGCGTCGCCTCCAATCTGGAGCTGATGGTGTTTGGTGCGTTGATTATTTTCTTCTTGATCGTCGAGCCGCACGGCTTGGCGCGTTTGTGGCAGATAGGTAAAGAGAAATTGCGTCTGTGGCCGTTCCCTCACTAA
- a CDS encoding phenylacetate--CoA ligase family protein has protein sequence MTDTLDSLEARPPEQRERDLMARLPQLVARAKAAAGWSRILKDVNAVDINSRAALATLPVTRKSELHDLQTQHAPFGGLNTTPVGQLARVYISPGPIFDPEGRGQDWWRFARPMYAAGVRAGGLLQNCFAYHFTPAAFMVEGGAARLGCAVIPAGSGQTEMQVQAIHALRPDTYVGTPSFLKIIIEKAHEMGVDISSIRHALVSAEALPESLRAWFGQHGLPGVLQVYASADIGNIAYETCSGGVRDPGMVLDEDVILEIVRPGSGDPVPAGEVGEVVVTVFNPDYPLIRFATGDLSAILTDAPPSPCGRTNTRIKGWLGRADQTTKIRGMFVHPSQVHDITRRHPEIVKARLVVSGRVAQEAMTLHCEVADPASASGAEIIESIRKLTKLRGEVAFVAVGSLPNDGKVIADVRDYQ, from the coding sequence ATGACCGATACCCTCGACAGCCTGGAAGCACGCCCGCCCGAACAGCGCGAACGCGATCTGATGGCGCGCCTGCCGCAATTGGTGGCGCGCGCCAAAGCGGCGGCGGGATGGTCGCGCATCCTGAAGGACGTCAATGCCGTGGACATCAACAGCCGCGCGGCGCTGGCCACGCTGCCGGTCACGCGAAAATCGGAGCTGCACGACCTGCAAACGCAGCATGCGCCGTTTGGCGGCTTGAATACCACGCCAGTCGGCCAGCTGGCGCGCGTGTACATTTCTCCCGGCCCCATCTTCGATCCTGAAGGACGCGGCCAGGACTGGTGGCGTTTCGCGCGGCCGATGTACGCGGCGGGCGTGCGCGCCGGCGGCCTGCTGCAGAACTGCTTCGCCTATCACTTCACGCCTGCGGCCTTCATGGTCGAAGGCGGCGCCGCGCGACTTGGTTGCGCGGTGATCCCGGCCGGCAGCGGCCAGACCGAGATGCAGGTGCAAGCCATCCACGCGCTGCGGCCGGACACCTATGTCGGCACGCCATCCTTCCTGAAGATCATCATCGAGAAGGCGCACGAGATGGGCGTGGACATCAGCAGCATCAGACATGCGCTGGTCAGCGCAGAGGCGCTGCCTGAATCGCTGCGCGCCTGGTTCGGCCAACATGGCTTGCCTGGCGTACTGCAGGTGTATGCGTCCGCCGATATTGGCAACATCGCCTACGAAACGTGCAGCGGAGGCGTGCGCGATCCGGGCATGGTGTTGGATGAAGACGTGATCCTGGAAATCGTCCGCCCCGGCAGCGGCGACCCGGTACCTGCGGGCGAAGTGGGCGAGGTGGTGGTCACCGTATTCAATCCGGACTACCCGCTGATCCGCTTTGCTACCGGCGACCTGTCCGCCATTTTGACCGATGCGCCGCCCTCGCCGTGCGGCCGCACCAACACCCGCATCAAAGGCTGGCTGGGCCGCGCCGACCAGACCACCAAGATCCGCGGCATGTTCGTGCATCCGTCGCAGGTACATGACATCACGCGCCGCCATCCGGAGATTGTGAAGGCGCGGCTGGTGGTCTCCGGCCGGGTCGCGCAGGAGGCGATGACGCTGCACTGCGAAGTCGCGGATCCCGCCAGCGCCAGCGGCGCGGAGATCATCGAATCGATCCGAAAACTGACCAAACTACGCGGCGAAGTGGCGTTTGTCGCCGTCGGCAGCCTGCCCAACGACGGCAAGGTAATCGCCGACGTGCGCGATTACCAGTAA
- a CDS encoding AMP-dependent synthetase/ligase → MVQKEHETFPRRLLAHGQERPGKPAFREKHLGIWQSWNWAQVNGEVRALACGLAALGFQRGMNLAIVGDNRPRLYWAMLAAQCLGGVPVPLYQDAPAADMAYVLDNADIHYAIVEDQEQVDKLLELQSLYPHIRHIAYDDERGMRHYHQTGLLSFARLQETGRAWDLAHPGFFDAQVAEGRGSDNAIILYTSGTTGKPKGVCQTHAALTAAGTGGVGFEKLTDAEDILSYLPMAWVGDCLFSFAQAMSAGFTVNCPESGETVMTDMREIGPTYYFAPPRVFENMLTTVVIRMEDAGAIKRRMFHYFMAVARRCGAQILDNKPVPLADRLRYAAGKLLVYGPLKNVLGMSRIRVAYTAGAAIGPDLFRFYRSIGVNLKQFYGSTETCAYICLQPDGQIKFDSVGLPAPGVEVKLADNGEVLVKSPTLMDCYYKRPDATSEAIDAQGYFHTGDAGLFDVDGHLKIIDRAADVGRMNSGAIFAPNYVENKLKFFPFIKEAVVFGHQRDEVCAFINIDIEAVGNWAERRSIAYSGYTDLAAHPAIYGLVRDCIEQVNADLAAEPAMGDTQIHRYLVLHKELDPDDDELTRTRKVRRKFIAEKYAVLIEALYSEQTSQYIETQVKFEDGRTGVVAADLKIQACKTYPAIQAAA, encoded by the coding sequence CTGGTGCAAAAAGAACACGAGACCTTCCCTCGGCGCCTGCTCGCGCACGGCCAGGAGCGGCCGGGGAAACCCGCGTTTCGCGAAAAGCATCTGGGCATCTGGCAGAGCTGGAACTGGGCCCAAGTCAACGGCGAAGTGCGCGCCCTCGCCTGCGGTTTAGCCGCGCTCGGCTTCCAGCGCGGCATGAACTTGGCCATCGTCGGCGACAACCGGCCGCGCTTATATTGGGCGATGCTGGCTGCCCAATGCCTGGGTGGCGTACCGGTGCCGCTCTACCAGGACGCTCCCGCCGCCGACATGGCCTACGTGCTGGACAACGCCGACATCCATTACGCCATCGTCGAAGACCAGGAGCAAGTCGATAAATTACTGGAATTACAATCCCTCTACCCGCACATCCGCCACATCGCCTACGACGACGAACGCGGCATGCGCCACTATCACCAAACAGGCCTGCTGTCCTTCGCCCGCCTGCAAGAGACGGGCCGCGCGTGGGATCTGGCCCACCCCGGCTTTTTTGACGCCCAGGTGGCGGAAGGCCGCGGCAGCGACAACGCCATCATCCTGTACACCTCCGGCACCACCGGCAAACCGAAAGGCGTGTGCCAGACCCACGCCGCGCTGACTGCAGCTGGTACCGGCGGCGTCGGTTTCGAAAAACTGACCGACGCCGAAGACATCCTGTCCTACCTGCCTATGGCGTGGGTGGGCGACTGCCTGTTTTCCTTCGCGCAGGCGATGAGCGCCGGTTTCACCGTCAACTGCCCGGAATCCGGCGAGACCGTGATGACCGACATGCGCGAAATCGGCCCCACCTATTACTTCGCCCCGCCGCGCGTATTCGAGAACATGCTGACCACCGTGGTGATACGGATGGAGGACGCCGGCGCCATCAAACGCCGCATGTTCCATTACTTTATGGCGGTGGCGCGGCGCTGCGGTGCTCAAATATTAGACAACAAACCGGTGCCGCTAGCCGACCGTCTGCGCTACGCCGCCGGCAAGCTACTGGTCTACGGGCCGCTGAAAAATGTGCTCGGCATGTCGCGCATCCGCGTTGCCTACACCGCCGGCGCGGCGATCGGGCCGGATTTGTTCCGCTTCTACCGCTCCATCGGCGTCAATCTGAAGCAGTTCTACGGCTCCACCGAAACCTGTGCCTACATTTGCTTGCAGCCGGATGGCCAGATTAAATTCGACAGCGTCGGCCTGCCGGCGCCGGGCGTCGAGGTCAAGCTGGCCGATAATGGCGAAGTGCTGGTCAAGTCGCCAACCTTGATGGACTGTTATTACAAGCGGCCCGATGCCACCAGCGAAGCAATCGACGCCCAAGGCTACTTCCACACCGGCGACGCCGGCCTGTTCGACGTCGACGGCCACCTGAAAATCATTGACCGCGCCGCCGACGTGGGACGCATGAACAGCGGCGCCATCTTCGCGCCCAACTACGTTGAGAACAAACTCAAGTTTTTCCCGTTTATCAAAGAGGCGGTGGTGTTTGGCCACCAGCGCGACGAGGTCTGCGCCTTCATCAACATCGACATCGAGGCTGTGGGTAACTGGGCGGAACGCCGCAGCATCGCCTATTCCGGCTACACCGACCTGGCCGCGCATCCCGCCATATATGGGCTGGTACGCGACTGCATCGAACAGGTCAACGCCGACCTGGCCGCCGAGCCGGCGATGGGCGACACGCAAATTCACCGTTACCTGGTGCTGCACAAGGAGCTCGATCCCGACGACGATGAGCTGACGCGCACGCGCAAGGTGCGCCGCAAGTTCATCGCTGAGAAGTACGCGGTGCTGATCGAGGCGCTCTACAGCGAACAGACCTCGCAGTACATCGAGACGCAAGTGAAGTTTGAAGATGGCCGCACCGGCGTGGTGGCGGCGGACCTGAAGATCCAAGCGTGCAAGACCTACCCTGCCATACAGGCAGCGGCATGA
- a CDS encoding branched-chain amino acid ABC transporter permease: protein MNFFFEVLIGGLLSGVMYALVAIGFVLIYKASGVFNFAQGAMVYFAALTCVGVMDKLGVSLWIALPITVAAMIVLGLAIERVVLRPLVNQPEITLFMATIGLAFFIEGLAQLMFGAQVRKLELPIEDVPSQYLMEHYNILVSQFDIMAAAVCGLLVTSLALLFSKTKVGRALRAVADDHQAALAVGIPLQRIWAVLWAVAGIVALVAGLLWGARNGVQFALTFVALKALPVLILGGFTSMPGAIAGGLIIGASEKLAEVYIGPMVGGGIEGWFPYVLALLFLLVRPEGLFGEKIIRRI from the coding sequence ATGAACTTCTTCTTCGAGGTGCTGATCGGCGGCCTGCTCTCCGGCGTGATGTACGCGCTGGTGGCGATCGGTTTTGTACTGATCTACAAAGCCTCCGGCGTATTCAATTTTGCGCAGGGGGCGATGGTGTATTTCGCCGCGCTGACCTGCGTGGGAGTAATGGACAAGCTGGGTGTGTCGCTGTGGATCGCTTTGCCGATCACCGTAGCGGCAATGATCGTGCTTGGGTTGGCGATAGAACGCGTGGTGCTGCGGCCCCTGGTCAACCAGCCGGAAATCACGCTGTTCATGGCGACCATCGGCCTGGCCTTCTTCATCGAAGGGCTGGCGCAGCTGATGTTCGGCGCGCAGGTGCGCAAGCTGGAGCTGCCGATCGAAGACGTGCCATCGCAGTATCTGATGGAGCACTACAACATCCTTGTCTCGCAATTCGACATCATGGCCGCCGCCGTATGCGGCCTGCTGGTGACGTCGCTGGCCCTGCTGTTCTCGAAAACCAAAGTGGGCCGCGCACTGCGCGCGGTGGCGGATGATCACCAGGCCGCGCTGGCGGTCGGCATTCCGCTGCAGCGCATCTGGGCCGTGCTGTGGGCGGTGGCCGGCATCGTGGCGCTGGTGGCGGGCCTGCTGTGGGGTGCGCGCAATGGCGTGCAGTTCGCGCTGACGTTTGTGGCGCTGAAGGCGCTGCCGGTGCTGATCCTGGGCGGCTTTACCTCCATGCCCGGCGCGATCGCCGGTGGCCTGATTATCGGCGCTTCCGAAAAACTGGCCGAGGTGTACATCGGGCCGATGGTCGGCGGCGGCATCGAGGGCTGGTTCCCTTACGTACTGGCCTTGTTGTTCCTGCTGGTGCGGCCGGAAGGGCTGTTCGGCGAAAAAATCATCCGGAGGATCTGA